The genomic DNA CACATGGGTCCCGTTGACGTCGTTGTCGATCGTCTTCGGGACGCAGACCATCGGGATGCCCTTGTCCATGAACCGTTTGGCGATGCGGAAGCTCCCGTCGCCGCCGACGGCGATGAAGGCGTCGAACCCGTGCTCGTAGAACTTGCGGACCACTTCGTCGGAGATATCGACGAGTTCGCCGTCTCGAGGGAACTCGAAGGGGTTTCCTCGGTTCACCGTACCGAGGATCGTGCCCCCAAGAGGAGTGATCCCCCGAACCATGTCCCGCGTCAACGGATGAACGCCGCCGGGTCGAAAGAAGCCGTTGTAGCCCTCGCGGACTCCATACACGTCCCATCCGCGGACGGTCGCCGCGTTCACCACGGCTCGGAGCACGGCATTGAGTCCGGGGGCGTCGCCTCCGCCCGTGTTCACGGCGATTCGCATGCAGTCCCTCACTGGTTCGGTGGCACGTCCGAAGGCTAGGCGGGATGATCGTCACGGCATAGTCTACCACCCGACGGCGCGTGGGGAGAAGCCAGGCGGAACCACCGAGACGTCGATATCCTTGCATCCACAGGCGGGCAAACGCGACAATGGGCGCGCCTAGACCGTGACAGCAGCACACACTTCATGGAACCGCCCATCGAGGTTTCGCCTTTGGCTCGGTTCGTGCTCAAGCGCATCGGCTCCATTCTGCTGTCCCTGTGGGGCGTGTCCGTCCTCGTGTTCCTGATGGTTCAACTGATTCCCGGTAACCCGGCGCGCGCGATGCTGGGGGAACGGGCGACCGAAGAAGCCGTGCGCGAGCTGGAGCACACGCTGGGATTGGACCGTCCGCTCATCGTCCAGTACGCCGCGTTCCTGTCACGAGCCGTCCGTCTCGACCTGGGGCGGTCCATCAAGACGAACGAGTCCGTCATTCGGGAGATCTGGTCGCGTTTCCCCGCGACGCTCGAGCTAACTCTCGTCGCGATGGCGTTTGCCGTCACCGCAGGCATTCTGGTGGGAGCCGTCGCCGCGACCCAGCGAGGCAGGCTGCTCGACTACGCAGGCATGGCGGCAGCACTCGTCGGCGTCTCGATTCCCATCTACTGCTTGGGTCTTCTCCTGATCCTGGTGCTGTCGTCCGGGCTGGGCATCCTGCCGAGCGGCGGACGAGGCGATGCCTCCGTGACGGTCGTATCCGGCTTCCTGCTGATCGACAGCGCATTGTCGGGCTCGTGGGGCGCGATCCGGTCGTCCCTCGCCCACCTGCTTCTGCCGGCGGTCGCGCTCGGCACGGTGCCCCTTGCCATCATCTCGCGGATCACGCGGTCGTCGCTGCTCGAGGTCCTCGACCAGGACTACATCCGCACGGTGCGCGCAGCCGGGCTT from Candidatus Poribacteria bacterium includes the following:
- a CDS encoding ABC transporter permease; translation: MARFVLKRIGSILLSLWGVSVLVFLMVQLIPGNPARAMLGERATEEAVRELEHTLGLDRPLIVQYAAFLSRAVRLDLGRSIKTNESVIREIWSRFPATLELTLVAMAFAVTAGILVGAVAATQRGRLLDYAGMAAALVGVSIPIYCLGLLLILVLSSGLGILPSGGRGDASVTVVSGFLLIDSALSGSWGAIRSSLAHLLLPAVALGTVPLAIISRITRSSLLEVLDQDYIRTVRAAGLPERTVLLKYALKNALIPVLTVVGLEFGYLLGGAVMTETIFSWPGLGRWLVTSVAARDMPAIQGGVLFVAVLFMGITFVVDILYVVIDPRVRLGGE